One Shewanella sp. MR-4 DNA window includes the following coding sequences:
- a CDS encoding sporulation protein yields the protein MFKKLLASVGIGGATVDTQLIDNRLLPGQIFSATIIVKGGNVPQQISGLDLALMTKVKVSSDNGDYFKNHRLASWRLTESFEIQAGEIREIPFSGKLHPETPFTQLPVRNNQSQVWLQTGVDIDTALDPSDIDALVIMPTAIAEHVLKAMDGLGFVLVKADVEQGFLNTRAFRSTSGCYQELEFKPRNMGFNRLREIEVSLVCDAEQTHVLLELDRAFRGDGYLYFSLPNNATLSQVQEIFRANLG from the coding sequence ATGTTTAAAAAATTGCTGGCCTCTGTCGGTATCGGTGGTGCGACGGTCGATACCCAATTAATTGATAATCGACTGCTGCCAGGTCAAATCTTTAGTGCCACTATCATCGTTAAAGGCGGTAATGTGCCGCAGCAGATCTCCGGCCTCGACTTAGCCCTAATGACTAAGGTGAAAGTGAGTAGCGATAACGGCGACTATTTTAAGAACCATCGCTTGGCGAGCTGGCGCTTAACTGAGTCCTTTGAAATTCAAGCGGGTGAAATTCGCGAGATCCCGTTTTCAGGTAAATTGCACCCCGAAACCCCTTTTACTCAGCTCCCAGTGCGCAATAATCAATCCCAGGTATGGTTACAAACGGGAGTGGACATAGATACCGCGCTCGACCCTAGCGATATCGATGCGCTGGTTATTATGCCAACGGCGATTGCCGAGCATGTGTTAAAGGCGATGGACGGCCTTGGTTTTGTGTTAGTTAAAGCCGATGTGGAGCAAGGTTTCCTCAATACACGCGCCTTTCGTTCCACATCGGGTTGTTACCAAGAGCTAGAGTTTAAGCCGCGCAATATGGGCTTTAATCGTTTGCGTGAGATTGAGGTTTCTCTGGTGTGCGATGCCGAGCAAACCCATGTGTTGCTTGAGCTTGACCGCGCATTCCGTGGCGATGGTTACTTGTATTTCAGCCTGCCAAACAATGCCACGTTGAGCCAAGTGCAAGAGATTTTTAGGGCGAATTTGGGCTAA
- the queF gene encoding NADPH-dependent 7-cyano-7-deazaguanine reductase QueF (Catalyzes the NADPH-dependent reduction of 7-cyano-7-deazaguanine (preQ0) to 7-aminomethyl-7-deazaguanine (preQ1) in queuosine biosynthesis) translates to MTHNHDPYSDAKELAGLTLGKATDYQAEYDASLLQGVPRSLNRNAINLTAESLPFHGADIWTAYELSWLNAKGKPMVAIADIQLSHESQNLIESKSFKLYLNSFNQTKFDNIDAVQKTLVQDLSECAQGQVTVKIIEPKSFGIQRVVELPGTCIDDLDIEVSDYDFNPDYLENSTDDKQIVAETLNSNLLKSNCLITSQPDWGSVMIRYQGPKIDREKLLRYLISFRQHNEFHEQCVERIFVDLKHYCHCTKLTVYARYTRRGGLDINPYRSDFEHPGESHRLARQ, encoded by the coding sequence ATGACACACAATCACGATCCCTATAGTGATGCAAAAGAGCTTGCCGGCCTAACCTTAGGTAAAGCCACGGATTACCAAGCCGAGTATGATGCGTCGCTGCTGCAAGGGGTTCCTCGCTCACTTAACCGTAACGCTATCAACCTCACTGCGGAAAGTTTGCCTTTCCACGGAGCCGATATCTGGACGGCCTATGAGTTGTCATGGCTAAACGCCAAGGGTAAACCTATGGTGGCTATTGCCGACATTCAGCTAAGCCATGAAAGCCAAAATCTGATCGAGTCAAAATCCTTCAAACTGTATTTAAACAGTTTTAACCAAACCAAGTTCGACAATATCGATGCCGTGCAAAAAACCTTAGTGCAGGATCTGAGTGAATGCGCCCAAGGCCAAGTCACAGTGAAGATTATTGAGCCTAAGAGTTTTGGTATTCAACGCGTCGTCGAACTGCCTGGCACTTGCATTGACGATCTGGATATCGAAGTCAGCGACTATGACTTTAACCCGGATTATCTTGAAAACAGCACAGATGACAAACAGATTGTTGCCGAGACACTCAATTCTAATCTGTTGAAATCAAACTGCTTAATCACCTCTCAGCCGGACTGGGGCAGTGTGATGATCCGTTATCAAGGGCCTAAAATCGATCGCGAAAAATTACTGCGCTATTTGATTTCGTTCCGCCAGCATAACGAGTTCCACGAGCAGTGTGTCGAGCGGATTTTTGTCGATTTAAAACATTACTGCCACTGCACTAAGTTAACCGTTTACGCCCGCTATACCCGTCGCGGCGGCCTAGACATTAACCCTTACCGCAGTGATTTTGAGCACCCAGGCGAGAGCCACCGCTTAGCAAGACAGTAA
- a CDS encoding DUF3192 domain-containing protein, producing the protein MNANINRKLIAVTFLGLASLGLSGCVVNVGDSESKWDSNESWEKTQDKNRNNLTKLSLGMSKDQVMTLMGASDFSESYLQQKDGQADKEVLVLFYRTQHTHSDGKTTKDECTPIVLSNSVLVGWGDTAYSKI; encoded by the coding sequence ATGAACGCAAATATTAATCGCAAACTCATCGCGGTCACGTTTTTAGGGTTAGCAAGCTTAGGTCTTAGCGGTTGTGTGGTCAATGTCGGCGACAGTGAATCTAAGTGGGATAGCAACGAATCTTGGGAAAAAACACAGGACAAAAACCGCAATAATCTGACTAAGCTCAGCCTTGGCATGAGTAAAGACCAAGTGATGACCCTGATGGGCGCCTCGGACTTCAGCGAATCTTATCTGCAGCAGAAAGATGGCCAAGCCGATAAAGAAGTGTTGGTACTCTTTTATCGCACCCAGCATACCCATAGCGATGGCAAAACCACTAAGGACGAATGCACGCCAATCGTCTTAAGTAATAGTGTGCTAGTCGGTTGGGGTGACACCGCCTACAGCAAGATTTAA
- a CDS encoding DUF2789 domain-containing protein gives MDTTPVDLSHLFEQLGLANQAQAIGQFIATHQLPPETHLTEAPFWTQAQKSFLTEALEADAQWTELIEQLDVQLRKP, from the coding sequence ATGGATACAACGCCAGTCGATTTGAGTCACCTATTTGAACAGTTGGGATTAGCCAATCAAGCTCAAGCCATAGGGCAGTTTATTGCGACCCATCAACTTCCCCCTGAGACACACTTAACCGAAGCGCCATTTTGGACGCAGGCACAAAAGAGTTTTCTGACCGAGGCATTAGAAGCCGATGCCCAATGGACCGAACTTATCGAGCAGCTCGATGTGCAATTAAGAAAGCCCTAA
- the truC gene encoding tRNA pseudouridine(65) synthase TruC: MNLDDDWLDMPEDKYNPSESDEQSELAPELRVLYQDEHLVAIHKPAGLLVHRSYLARRERFFAMQLTRDLVGCHVFPVHRLDRPTSGVLLFAKSSEVANALCEQFANHSIEKQYLALVRGNMHESGILDYALKVELDEVADKFANQDKAAQDAVTQYEPLLNTEIPYPSGRYATSRFALVKLSPKTGRKHQLRRHMAHLRHPIIGDTTHGDGKQNAFFRAHFDINRLWLIAKKLTFTHPVTLERLSIETELEPEWETVFAGLGWDDAALCREPSVLIAGQTTTV; the protein is encoded by the coding sequence ATGAACCTAGATGATGATTGGCTGGATATGCCAGAGGATAAATACAACCCAAGCGAGAGCGACGAGCAGTCAGAGCTTGCGCCAGAGCTGCGTGTTTTGTATCAAGACGAGCACTTGGTGGCTATCCACAAACCCGCGGGGTTATTGGTTCATCGAAGCTACTTAGCGCGGCGTGAGCGCTTTTTTGCGATGCAGCTGACTCGGGACTTGGTTGGTTGCCATGTGTTTCCGGTTCACCGTTTAGATAGACCCACCTCGGGTGTGTTGTTATTTGCCAAAAGCAGTGAGGTGGCCAACGCCCTTTGCGAGCAATTTGCCAACCACAGTATTGAAAAACAATATTTGGCACTGGTACGTGGCAATATGCACGAGAGTGGCATTTTGGATTATGCGCTTAAAGTCGAATTGGATGAGGTGGCTGACAAGTTTGCCAATCAAGATAAAGCCGCGCAGGATGCTGTGACTCAATATGAGCCGCTGTTAAATACCGAAATTCCTTATCCGTCGGGGCGTTATGCTACCAGCCGCTTCGCGTTAGTTAAACTGAGTCCCAAAACGGGGCGTAAGCACCAACTCAGACGCCATATGGCGCATTTACGTCATCCGATTATTGGCGATACCACCCACGGCGATGGGAAACAAAATGCGTTTTTCCGCGCGCATTTCGATATCAATCGATTGTGGCTGATTGCGAAGAAGTTAACCTTCACTCACCCGGTGACACTTGAGCGCTTAAGTATTGAAACCGAGCTTGAGCCAGAATGGGAAACCGTGTTTGCAGGATTGGGCTGGGACGATGCCGCGCTTTGTCGAGAGCCAAGTGTGTTGATTGCAGGGCAAACGACGACCGTTTAA
- a CDS encoding GNAT family N-acetyltransferase → MDNNTLDECRAVYLTAEDLRLAASILYNAYHDDPFFVDALSTSDKFAYEQKLRAAIREELNALWQEKQALIGLFDQTRLVGVACVVTQEVPLGEGRYWHWRLKMLLGTGWQSTQAMMKKESSIVELLPSEHCGILQFIALAPNEQGKGLGHQLVQAVVSWCDEQPELEGIGVFTTQEAHSQLFMQHDFVSLGELSIGNVAGQLLFYTGQQDE, encoded by the coding sequence ATGGACAATAATACCTTGGATGAGTGCCGTGCAGTTTATCTCACCGCTGAAGATTTACGCCTCGCCGCTTCGATTCTCTACAACGCCTATCATGACGACCCTTTCTTTGTGGATGCTTTATCCACTTCAGACAAATTCGCCTACGAACAAAAATTACGTGCCGCAATCCGTGAAGAGTTGAATGCGCTCTGGCAGGAGAAGCAAGCCTTAATCGGGTTATTTGACCAAACGCGCTTAGTCGGTGTTGCCTGTGTGGTCACTCAGGAAGTGCCCCTCGGGGAGGGCCGCTATTGGCACTGGCGACTCAAGATGTTGCTCGGTACGGGCTGGCAATCGACTCAGGCGATGATGAAGAAAGAATCGAGCATCGTCGAGCTGCTGCCGAGCGAGCACTGCGGGATCCTACAATTTATCGCCCTTGCGCCCAATGAGCAGGGAAAGGGGTTAGGTCATCAACTTGTGCAAGCCGTAGTAAGTTGGTGCGATGAGCAGCCCGAACTTGAGGGGATTGGGGTCTTTACTACTCAAGAAGCCCATAGCCAGTTATTTATGCAACATGATTTTGTCTCCCTCGGAGAATTGAGTATAGGCAATGTGGCCGGACAATTACTTTTTTACACGGGCCAACAAGATGAATGA
- a CDS encoding YqcC family protein, translating to MLYSQTQTKLAQIAHELQSAGLWSTSAPSDEAMASMAPFACDLMSLEQWLQFIFIPRMQALIDAGQPLPSKIAIAPMAEHVWSEQAALAPLIGVLNELDMLLNEPR from the coding sequence ATGCTTTACAGCCAAACTCAAACCAAACTAGCCCAAATTGCCCACGAGCTACAAAGTGCCGGGCTTTGGTCTACCAGTGCGCCCAGTGATGAAGCCATGGCCAGTATGGCGCCTTTTGCCTGCGATCTGATGTCGTTAGAGCAATGGTTGCAGTTTATCTTTATTCCGCGCATGCAAGCCCTTATCGATGCGGGGCAACCTTTGCCAAGCAAAATTGCGATAGCCCCGATGGCGGAACATGTGTGGTCCGAACAAGCGGCGTTAGCGCCTTTAATCGGTGTCTTGAATGAATTGGATATGTTGTTAAATGAACCTAGATGA
- a CDS encoding PTS transporter subunit EIIC: protein MAGKLESNRQIRTRRLGHFVTQQWFKFAQRLSQALLIPIAILPAAGVMLGLTVSPIPFMPEVLTVLMLAVGKLIFAIMPILFAVAVAIGFCRDQGIAAFTAVFGYGVMTATLAALADLYQLPTQLLLGMETLDTGIAGGMLIGGVTCFAVRWSQYIRLPAIFSFFEGRRSASLLIIPLAMGLGYILAHVWPPLSLLIERVSDWAVYQKPAIAFGVYGALERLLIPLGLHHIWNAPFYLEVGQYQLQNAEVVRGEVARYLAGDPQAGNLAGGYLIKMWGLPAVALAIWRCADPSERNRVAGIMLSAAAASWLTGVTEPIEFAFMFVAPILFLIHVLLSGLAYFVCIMLDIHHSIVFSHGLVDFTLLFSLSRNTGWFAFLGPLTAVIYYLLFRGSILAFNLKTPGRLEPDEPHGAKESLRAIIAALGGRENIVELNACLTRLRLSVHSPELVNKVRLSQLGAKGVIVMGKGVQVVYGTKAETLRKVLQRYLDTRR from the coding sequence ATGGCTGGAAAGCTGGAATCAAATCGTCAAATCCGAACGCGCCGCTTAGGTCATTTCGTTACTCAGCAGTGGTTTAAATTTGCCCAGCGCCTAAGTCAGGCGCTGTTAATCCCGATTGCGATTTTACCGGCCGCGGGTGTGATGCTGGGCTTAACCGTGAGTCCAATCCCTTTTATGCCCGAGGTGCTAACCGTACTAATGCTGGCGGTTGGCAAACTGATTTTCGCCATCATGCCCATTTTGTTTGCGGTGGCGGTGGCGATAGGGTTTTGCCGCGATCAAGGTATCGCCGCTTTTACTGCCGTATTTGGTTATGGGGTGATGACGGCCACCTTAGCCGCGTTAGCGGATCTCTACCAACTGCCAACCCAATTACTACTCGGCATGGAAACCTTAGACACAGGCATTGCTGGCGGCATGTTAATAGGTGGCGTGACTTGCTTTGCCGTGCGCTGGAGCCAATATATTCGCCTGCCGGCGATTTTCTCCTTTTTTGAGGGGCGACGTAGTGCTTCTTTATTGATCATTCCGTTGGCTATGGGCTTAGGTTATATCCTTGCCCATGTGTGGCCGCCGTTATCTCTGCTCATCGAGCGTGTGTCCGACTGGGCGGTTTACCAAAAGCCGGCCATTGCCTTTGGGGTCTATGGTGCGCTCGAACGTTTACTCATTCCCCTCGGTTTGCATCATATCTGGAATGCGCCTTTCTATTTAGAAGTTGGCCAATACCAGTTACAGAACGCTGAAGTGGTTCGGGGTGAAGTGGCGCGCTATTTAGCCGGCGATCCGCAGGCGGGGAATTTAGCTGGCGGTTATTTGATTAAAATGTGGGGACTCCCCGCGGTGGCGCTGGCCATTTGGCGCTGCGCCGATCCCTCAGAGCGTAATCGGGTCGCGGGTATTATGCTTTCCGCGGCGGCGGCCAGTTGGCTGACCGGAGTCACTGAGCCAATTGAGTTCGCCTTTATGTTTGTGGCACCTATCCTGTTTCTTATCCATGTGTTGTTGTCGGGGCTGGCATATTTTGTCTGCATCATGCTCGATATTCACCACAGTATTGTGTTCTCTCATGGGCTGGTGGATTTCACGCTGCTGTTTTCCCTCTCGCGCAATACGGGTTGGTTTGCATTCTTAGGGCCGCTGACGGCGGTGATTTATTACCTGCTGTTTAGGGGCAGTATTCTGGCATTTAATTTAAAGACGCCAGGACGACTCGAACCCGATGAACCCCATGGTGCCAAAGAGAGTTTAAGGGCCATCATTGCGGCATTGGGCGGTCGTGAGAATATTGTTGAGCTTAATGCTTGTCTTACCCGGTTACGCTTGAGTGTGCACAGCCCTGAGCTCGTCAATAAAGTGCGGCTCAGCCAGCTGGGTGCTAAGGGCGTGATTGTGATGGGCAAAGGCGTGCAAGTGGTGTATGGCACCAAAGCCGAAACCCTACGCAAAGTCTTACAGCGCTATTTAGATACCCGGCGTTAA
- a CDS encoding flavodoxin: MKKVNLVFGTVYGSAQFTAETLEKALTELGYDAKLWQPNEISQFTPPQDELLVVVTSTTGQGDLPDDIQPWYYHLKETAPYLPELKYSVIALGDSSYDTFCGAGKSVDELLSELGAKPVVARLEIDACETMEPEVEAIKWLESWNQIVKSERAA, translated from the coding sequence ATGAAAAAAGTTAATCTGGTTTTTGGCACTGTGTATGGTAGCGCACAATTTACCGCCGAAACCTTAGAAAAAGCGCTAACAGAACTCGGTTATGACGCCAAATTGTGGCAACCGAACGAAATTAGTCAATTTACGCCGCCACAGGATGAGTTGTTAGTGGTCGTGACTTCGACCACTGGGCAAGGGGATTTACCCGACGATATTCAGCCTTGGTACTATCATCTTAAGGAGACAGCGCCTTATCTGCCTGAGCTGAAATACAGTGTGATAGCACTCGGCGATTCGAGTTACGATACCTTTTGTGGTGCGGGTAAATCGGTAGATGAATTGCTCAGCGAGCTAGGCGCCAAACCCGTTGTGGCGCGTCTTGAAATTGATGCCTGTGAAACCATGGAACCCGAGGTCGAAGCGATAAAATGGCTGGAAAGCTGGAATCAAATCGTCAAATCCGAACGCGCCGCTTAG
- the syd gene encoding SecY-interacting protein yields MSCLPALDKFLQNYHQSYLSTLGELPRYYPQGEPSLCIQGEFDESSDEAVSWLPVKREQLGSFANVEHALELTLWRDINHFYGEYFAAPVLFDSPWGTGELLQVWNEADFDALQQNIIGHLMMKQKLKQPATWFIGLLDEGDKMLTVDNANGSVWVEIPGELPSAQLAPSVAEFIESLSPRIAPPVKHEELPMPALEHPGIFASFKRMWHNLIGKR; encoded by the coding sequence GTGTCTTGTCTGCCTGCTCTCGATAAATTTTTGCAAAACTATCATCAGTCTTACCTATCAACTTTAGGCGAATTACCGCGATATTACCCGCAGGGCGAGCCATCTTTGTGTATTCAAGGTGAGTTTGATGAATCATCCGATGAGGCGGTGTCTTGGCTCCCCGTTAAGCGTGAACAGCTCGGCAGTTTTGCGAATGTTGAACATGCGCTTGAGCTAACATTGTGGCGGGATATCAATCACTTTTATGGTGAATATTTTGCGGCGCCCGTGTTGTTTGATTCACCGTGGGGCACGGGCGAATTGCTGCAGGTATGGAACGAGGCGGATTTTGATGCCCTGCAACAAAATATCATCGGCCACTTAATGATGAAGCAAAAGCTCAAGCAACCGGCAACTTGGTTTATTGGTTTGCTCGATGAGGGCGATAAGATGCTAACCGTTGATAATGCCAATGGAAGTGTGTGGGTTGAAATCCCCGGAGAGCTACCTTCTGCCCAATTGGCGCCGAGTGTAGCTGAATTTATTGAGTCCTTATCGCCACGTATCGCGCCGCCTGTGAAACATGAAGAATTGCCTATGCCAGCGCTCGAACATCCGGGGATTTTTGCCAGCTTTAAACGTATGTGGCACAACCTGATAGGTAAGCGTTAA
- a CDS encoding DUF3549 family protein: MTEITTLSQFLTTAKTQFQVYELGRRVQHIDMLAFHQIESLVTPYPYPIQGHAQFAIVFWNESQQHFIWFLKLPLDEQGLLSPAPRSQFIEMVLTALGQDPTQPLTDEQQDRLANNPFSFKPSQEKLAVFNALVRKQLGLSASIQYEFAVQYLSGQIAPSEWQHIGLQGLSDVCVRLGELDHEQQLLVSFDNSAIEVQIALCQCLEHLHLTEALANKLYDKFVTAPPEYQAYYLRALASHTELSQRALAHLQQSERLEANELISIAGRNWTVLKQELSRSIYLEALARQPQAFFNQIFADIVAIPSLRNHLLGELRNPNRSVQLSQAIGGLFKATSK; this comes from the coding sequence ATGACTGAAATTACCACGCTTAGCCAATTTTTAACGACAGCCAAAACCCAATTCCAAGTCTATGAATTAGGACGAAGAGTGCAGCACATCGATATGCTGGCCTTCCATCAAATCGAATCATTAGTCACGCCCTACCCTTACCCCATTCAAGGGCATGCCCAATTTGCCATCGTGTTTTGGAATGAGAGCCAACAGCACTTTATTTGGTTCCTAAAGCTACCGTTAGACGAACAAGGACTGCTCTCGCCTGCGCCGCGCTCACAGTTTATTGAAATGGTATTAACGGCACTGGGGCAAGATCCGACTCAGCCATTAACCGATGAACAGCAGGATCGCCTCGCTAACAATCCGTTTAGCTTTAAGCCAAGCCAAGAAAAACTGGCGGTATTTAACGCCTTAGTGCGTAAACAATTAGGTTTAAGCGCTTCAATTCAATATGAATTTGCAGTGCAATATCTCTCGGGACAAATTGCCCCGAGTGAATGGCAGCATATTGGCCTGCAAGGTTTGAGCGACGTGTGTGTTCGCCTTGGCGAGTTAGATCACGAGCAGCAACTCCTTGTCAGTTTTGACAATAGTGCGATTGAAGTACAAATTGCCCTGTGCCAATGTCTCGAACATCTGCATTTAACAGAAGCGCTCGCCAATAAGCTTTACGATAAGTTTGTGACGGCTCCTCCCGAATACCAAGCCTATTACTTGCGCGCACTCGCCTCCCATACCGAATTGAGTCAGCGAGCCCTCGCCCATCTTCAACAAAGCGAGCGCTTAGAGGCCAATGAACTTATCAGCATCGCGGGCCGAAACTGGACCGTATTAAAGCAAGAGCTGAGTCGCAGTATTTACCTGGAAGCACTGGCACGACAACCCCAAGCCTTTTTTAATCAGATCTTTGCTGATATTGTGGCGATTCCCAGTTTGCGTAACCACTTATTGGGGGAGCTCAGAAACCCCAATCGGAGTGTTCAACTATCACAGGCCATTGGCGGCTTGTTTAAGGCTACAAGTAAATGA
- a CDS encoding Zn-ribbon-containing protein — protein MFVTELRFECFADTTISAAERAINQLLEAYRANGQILGREFAVAFNEGEFRVRLLTPEKNSLNHRYHSPWVKKALAELTEAKLLAPREKFIGQDINSEVSNTEPPSWQLLYTSYVHMCSPLRSGDNLLPIPLYQIPATFNGDHKRVIRWQTEWQACDELQMAAATKAEFAALEELSSPNSDLFRRGWDLRGRIEYLTKIPTYYYLYRVGGQDLQSELARPCPRCGSHDWKLDEPLLDMFHFRCEPCRIVSNLSWDHQ, from the coding sequence ATGTTTGTCACCGAATTGCGCTTTGAATGCTTTGCCGATACCACCATCAGTGCGGCAGAACGTGCCATCAATCAATTACTCGAAGCCTACCGCGCTAATGGCCAAATCCTCGGCCGCGAATTTGCCGTGGCCTTTAATGAGGGCGAATTTCGAGTACGCCTACTCACGCCTGAAAAAAACAGTTTGAATCATCGTTATCACAGCCCTTGGGTGAAAAAAGCGCTGGCGGAATTAACCGAGGCTAAGCTACTGGCGCCACGCGAAAAATTTATCGGTCAGGATATTAATTCTGAGGTGAGTAATACTGAGCCCCCCAGCTGGCAGCTGCTCTACACTAGCTATGTGCATATGTGCTCGCCCCTGCGAAGTGGCGATAACCTATTGCCCATTCCGCTGTACCAAATCCCAGCCACCTTTAATGGTGATCATAAACGGGTTATCCGCTGGCAAACCGAGTGGCAAGCCTGTGATGAGTTACAAATGGCGGCCGCCACTAAGGCAGAATTTGCCGCGCTGGAAGAATTATCCAGCCCAAACAGTGATTTATTTAGGAGAGGTTGGGATTTACGCGGCCGAATCGAATACCTGACCAAAATCCCTACTTACTATTATTTGTATCGCGTTGGGGGACAGGATCTGCAATCCGAGTTAGCTCGCCCCTGCCCACGCTGTGGCAGTCACGACTGGAAACTCGATGAGCCACTATTAGATATGTTCCACTTTCGCTGCGAACCTTGCCGCATAGTGTCTAATTTGTCTTGGGATCATCAATAA
- a CDS encoding DUF3301 domain-containing protein — MMSDLLLIIALVVVAAFFWQLRQMAELSRIFAEKECCRQKVQLLAIAMETARPSLGGTTGICWKAKYLFEFSTDGINQYRGHIWMLGKKVQKIEWPIFPEPEWQEAPMAKGKFGGCGSQSSCSSGKCH, encoded by the coding sequence ATGATGTCAGATCTGCTGTTAATTATTGCGCTAGTTGTGGTTGCGGCCTTTTTTTGGCAATTACGTCAAATGGCAGAATTGAGCCGTATTTTTGCTGAAAAAGAATGTTGCCGACAGAAAGTACAGCTCTTAGCCATCGCAATGGAAACGGCTCGCCCCAGCCTTGGCGGCACGACAGGGATCTGTTGGAAGGCAAAATACCTATTCGAGTTCAGCACCGATGGCATCAATCAATACCGCGGTCATATTTGGATGCTAGGGAAAAAAGTGCAAAAGATTGAATGGCCTATTTTCCCAGAGCCAGAATGGCAAGAAGCACCAATGGCCAAAGGCAAGTTTGGTGGTTGCGGCAGTCAAAGTAGCTGTAGCTCGGGCAAATGCCATTAA
- a CDS encoding DUF962 domain-containing protein, translating to MNEPYRSFAEFYPFYLSQHQDLSCRRLHFIGSFLVLLLFVAALLFANGWLLLFIPLVGYGFAWVGHFVFEHNRPATFQYPLYSLMGDWVMFAQILTGKLKC from the coding sequence ATGAATGAACCTTACCGCTCCTTCGCTGAGTTTTACCCTTTTTACCTCTCACAGCACCAAGACTTAAGCTGCAGGCGATTACACTTTATAGGCAGTTTTTTGGTGCTCCTGTTATTCGTCGCTGCGCTGCTTTTCGCAAATGGTTGGCTTTTACTGTTTATCCCCCTAGTGGGATATGGTTTTGCTTGGGTGGGACACTTTGTGTTTGAGCATAATCGCCCCGCGACATTCCAATATCCCTTGTACAGTTTGATGGGTGATTGGGTGATGTTTGCACAAATTCTCACCGGTAAGTTGAAGTGCTAA
- a CDS encoding 4'-phosphopantetheinyl transferase family protein — protein MNIELFFIPLTEMDTASTNACMALLTEDERAKVARYRAPKAQMNGLLVRAALRCVLSQGLQSRGGTSPCSSQRQIAPQDWCFEYGAKGKPSLNHEQFLSTGIEFNLSHSGDWLLIALAQDDDKGETANTAQPRLGLGVDIERARASTHIYPILNHYFSPIEAEGLLALDGEDAQRQRFFDLWALKESYIKATGLGLAQSLKSFAFDLAPNSLLAVDDGALQAVDTPNWVELKLQENFALPSQAKPCSYLQLPSRIPLYSDIRLLIEPETAQDATSSHAQHWQSYFGRLDEEYRFGLSLVDGDSLVQDDRLERVTISMQLTSITALLAAC, from the coding sequence ATGAATATTGAGCTTTTTTTTATACCATTAACCGAAATGGATACGGCCAGCACGAATGCGTGTATGGCGCTCTTGACTGAGGACGAGCGCGCTAAAGTGGCGCGTTACCGGGCGCCCAAGGCGCAAATGAACGGCTTATTGGTGCGAGCGGCGCTGCGCTGCGTCTTATCTCAAGGACTGCAATCTCGCGGTGGAACCTCACCTTGCTCCTCCCAACGACAGATTGCCCCCCAAGATTGGTGTTTTGAGTATGGGGCAAAGGGCAAACCCAGTCTTAACCATGAGCAGTTTCTGAGTACTGGCATTGAGTTTAACTTGAGCCACAGTGGCGACTGGTTATTGATTGCCTTAGCGCAAGACGATGACAAGGGAGAAACCGCTAACACAGCGCAGCCCCGTTTAGGTTTGGGTGTAGATATAGAGCGTGCCCGCGCCAGCACTCATATTTACCCGATCCTTAATCATTATTTCTCCCCGATTGAAGCCGAAGGCTTATTAGCCCTTGATGGCGAGGATGCGCAGCGGCAGCGCTTTTTTGACCTTTGGGCACTCAAGGAATCCTACATCAAGGCAACGGGTTTGGGCCTGGCGCAGTCGCTGAAATCCTTTGCCTTTGACTTAGCACCAAACAGTTTGCTGGCGGTTGATGATGGCGCGCTGCAAGCTGTCGACACCCCTAACTGGGTTGAACTCAAGCTGCAAGAGAACTTTGCTTTACCGAGCCAAGCTAAGCCCTGTTCTTATCTTCAACTCCCATCGCGTATTCCACTTTATTCCGATATTAGGCTGCTGATTGAACCTGAAACTGCACAGGATGCCACAAGCTCCCATGCCCAGCATTGGCAGAGTTATTTTGGCCGACTTGATGAGGAATATCGTTTTGGGCTCAGCTTGGTTGATGGTGACAGCTTAGTGCAGGATGACAGGTTGGAGAGGGTGACTATTTCGATGCAGCTGACCAGTATCACTGCATTACTGGCGGCGTGCTAG